From Echinicola soli, a single genomic window includes:
- a CDS encoding inorganic phosphate transporter, translating to MSELFNSLTIPFLLAMFLAVNMGGSGTAPAFSAAYGASVIRRSLIPGLFGIMVLVGALVAGKEVSLTLGKGLLDAAFFTPEATSLILLSISLSLLIANLLGVPQSTSQSTVLAIAGAATALGVFDSRKFFYVILPTWLILPMVAFGLMLVLSQWVFPLVQKKMFTSDYKQLSTHPVLKGLLIFSSLYVAFSIGANNVANAAAPIASLTANEIGKEAIGNFLPIIILSVLIVAPCFAIGSSLMGHKVTKATGKGIVEPTPFHATVIAMIVASLLLYASIIQGIPTSLVQLNGAAFIALSISKDGAKTTLKKPTVRKFFLIWAVAPIFAFLMAYVLTLVFLV from the coding sequence ATGTCAGAGTTATTTAATTCCCTTACCATTCCTTTTTTGTTGGCGATGTTTTTGGCTGTAAATATGGGAGGAAGTGGTACCGCGCCCGCCTTTTCAGCAGCCTATGGGGCGAGTGTCATCCGCAGAAGCCTGATTCCTGGATTATTTGGAATTATGGTATTGGTTGGAGCCTTGGTTGCGGGTAAGGAAGTCTCTTTAACATTAGGAAAAGGGCTTCTGGATGCGGCTTTTTTTACTCCTGAAGCTACTTCATTGATTTTGCTGTCCATTAGTCTTTCACTTTTGATCGCCAATTTACTTGGCGTTCCCCAGTCCACTAGCCAGTCTACGGTGTTGGCGATTGCGGGTGCGGCGACAGCTTTGGGCGTTTTTGACAGTCGGAAATTTTTCTATGTGATTTTGCCTACTTGGTTGATTTTACCCATGGTTGCTTTTGGGCTAATGCTGGTGCTGAGCCAATGGGTATTCCCTTTGGTCCAGAAAAAAATGTTCACTTCCGATTACAAACAATTGTCCACGCATCCGGTATTAAAAGGCCTCTTGATTTTTTCCTCACTTTACGTAGCCTTTTCCATTGGTGCCAATAATGTGGCCAATGCCGCAGCACCTATTGCCTCACTGACAGCCAATGAAATTGGGAAAGAGGCCATTGGAAATTTCCTGCCCATTATCATTTTGTCGGTATTGATCGTGGCGCCATGCTTTGCGATCGGCAGTTCACTAATGGGACATAAGGTAACCAAAGCTACAGGAAAAGGCATTGTGGAGCCCACACCTTTTCACGCGACGGTGATTGCGATGATCGTGGCCAGTCTGCTACTGTATGCATCCATCATACAGGGCATCCCCACCTCATTGGTACAGCTGAATGGTGCAGCCTTTATCGCGCTTAGCATCAGTAAGGATGGCGCAAAAACAACGCTCAAAAAACCCACTGTAAGAAAATTCTTTCTGATCTGGGCAGTGGCACCGATCTTTGCATTCTTGATGGCGTATGTGCTGACGTTGGTGTTTTTAGTTTAA
- a CDS encoding SRPBCC family protein, giving the protein MTSIEHLNPIKASKETVYQALISQEGLGKVWTPKLSVRPEVGAINEFDFDEGYITKMKVLELKDNERVFWECVDSDEEWIGTKISFELIEKDGITDVVLKHYDWRELTDFYRFCNYHWAMFLKRLKEYCEGK; this is encoded by the coding sequence ATGACCAGTATAGAACATCTGAACCCCATCAAAGCCTCCAAAGAAACGGTTTATCAGGCGCTTATTTCCCAAGAGGGACTTGGCAAGGTTTGGACCCCAAAGCTTTCCGTTCGTCCAGAAGTGGGAGCTATAAATGAATTTGATTTTGATGAGGGGTACATTACCAAAATGAAAGTCTTGGAGCTCAAGGACAATGAAAGGGTGTTTTGGGAATGTGTGGATTCGGATGAAGAGTGGATCGGTACAAAGATCAGTTTTGAGCTCATTGAAAAGGATGGGATTACCGATGTAGTATTAAAGCACTATGATTGGCGGGAATTGACAGACTTTTACCGGTTCTGCAATTACCATTGGGCAATGTTTTTAAAACGGCTAAAGGAGTATTGTGAAGGCAAATAA